Proteins encoded in a region of the Trichosurus vulpecula isolate mTriVul1 chromosome 9, mTriVul1.pri, whole genome shotgun sequence genome:
- the MRPL32 gene encoding 39S ribosomal protein L32, mitochondrial isoform X1 codes for MALALACLRVTLPSWPAAATRLLQNCWARVEKAFPSDLSVGFLGPSWGPALAVQGPAVLQPMPDASSGAETPSFLDSVVWMAAPKNRRTIEVNRCRRRNPRKLIKVKNNIDVCPECGHLKQKHVLCGYCYKKVREETAQIRRQIGKQEGGPFKAPTVETVVLYQGEVPLAEDQGKRIIERDRKRPSWFIRD; via the exons ATGGCCCTGGCCTTGGCGTGCCTGCGGGTGACGCTTCCTTCTTGGCCGGCGGCTGCCACGCGCCTGCTACAGAACTGCTGGGCCCGGGTGGAGAAGGCGTTTCCCTCGGACCTCTCTGTCGGCTTCCTTGGCCCTTCTTGGG GACCAGCATTAGCGGTGCAGGGTCCCGCTGTCCTGCAGCCGATGCCAGATGCCAGCAGTGGGGCAGAGACTCCCAGCTTTTTAGATAGCGTCGTTTGGATGGCGGCCCCCAAGAACAGACGTACGATTGAAGTTAACCGATGTAGGAGAAGAAACCCCCGGAAGTTAATTAAAGTAAAG aataataTAGATGTGTGTCCTGAATGCGGCCATCTGAAACAAAAGCACGTCCTTTGCGGTTATTGCTACAAGAAAGTTCGAGAGGAGACTGCGCAAATCAGGAGGCAGATAGGGAAGCAGGAAGGGGGGCCTTTTAAGGCCCCCACTGTTGAGACTGTGGTGTTATACCAAGGAGAAGTTCCCTTGGCCGAAGATCAAGGCAAGAGAATCATCGAGCGAGACAGGAAGCGACCATCCTGGTTCATCAGGGATTGA
- the PSMA2 gene encoding proteasome subunit alpha type-2, with product MAERGYSFSLTTFSPSGKLVQIEYALAAVAGGAPSVGIKAANGVVLATEKKQKSILYDERSVHKVEPITKHIGLVYSGMGPDYRVLVHRARKLAQQYYLVYHEPIPTAQLVQRVASVMQEYTQSGGVRPFGVSLLICGWNEGRPYLFQSDPSGAYFAWKATAMGKNYVNGKTFLEKRYNEDLELEDAIHTAILTLKESFEGQMTEDNIEVGICNESGFRRLTPTEVKDYLAAIA from the exons ATGGCGGAGCGTGGCTACAGCTTTTCGCTGACCACCTTCAG tCCTTCTGGTAAGCTTGTTCAGATTGAGTATGCCTTGGCAGCTGTAGCTGGAGGAGCCCCTTCCGTTGGAATCAAAG CCGCCAACGGTGTGGTGCTGGCCACGGAGAAAAAGCAGAAATCGATCCTGTATGATGAGAGGAGTGTCCACAAGGTGGAGCCAATCACCAAGCACATCGGCCTGGTCTACAGCGGCATGGGCCCGGACTACAG AGTGCTGGTTCACCGAGCTCGGAAACTGGCACAGCAGTACTACCTGGTGTACCATGAGCCCATCCCTACGGCGCAGCTGGTGCAGAGGGTGGCTTCAGTAATGCAGGAGTACACCCAGTCAGG TGGTGTACGGCCCTTTGGAGTATCGCTGCTCATTTGTGGTTGGAATGAGGGCCGACCTTATTTATTTCAATCTGATCCATCT GGAGCTTACTTTGCTTGGAAAGCTACAGCAATGGGGAAGAATTACGTGAATGGGAAAACTTTCCTTGAGAAAAG aTACAACGAGGACCTGGAGCTGGAGGATGCCATCCACACTGCCATCTTAACACTAAAG GAAAGTTTTGAAGGGCAGATGACAGAAGACAATATAGAAGTTGGCATCTGCAATGAGTCGGGTTTTAGGAGGCTCACCCCCACTGAAGTCAAGGATTACCTCGCTGCCATAGCATAG
- the MRPL32 gene encoding 39S ribosomal protein L32, mitochondrial isoform X2, translating to MWIYSSLRLKWNRGPALAVQGPAVLQPMPDASSGAETPSFLDSVVWMAAPKNRRTIEVNRCRRRNPRKLIKVKNNIDVCPECGHLKQKHVLCGYCYKKVREETAQIRRQIGKQEGGPFKAPTVETVVLYQGEVPLAEDQGKRIIERDRKRPSWFIRD from the exons atgtggatttattcaagcctGCGGCTCAAATGGAACAGGG GACCAGCATTAGCGGTGCAGGGTCCCGCTGTCCTGCAGCCGATGCCAGATGCCAGCAGTGGGGCAGAGACTCCCAGCTTTTTAGATAGCGTCGTTTGGATGGCGGCCCCCAAGAACAGACGTACGATTGAAGTTAACCGATGTAGGAGAAGAAACCCCCGGAAGTTAATTAAAGTAAAG aataataTAGATGTGTGTCCTGAATGCGGCCATCTGAAACAAAAGCACGTCCTTTGCGGTTATTGCTACAAGAAAGTTCGAGAGGAGACTGCGCAAATCAGGAGGCAGATAGGGAAGCAGGAAGGGGGGCCTTTTAAGGCCCCCACTGTTGAGACTGTGGTGTTATACCAAGGAGAAGTTCCCTTGGCCGAAGATCAAGGCAAGAGAATCATCGAGCGAGACAGGAAGCGACCATCCTGGTTCATCAGGGATTGA